GTGCTTGCCATGGCGGTAACGTGGTTGATATAACTTCGGATGATTGCGATAAAGCCGAGTCCGACTATTAATTTTCACACAAGGATATTCTCAATGAATAATACAGGCATAAAACTCCTCTCTCTTCAGATTGGCCTGCCTAAAACACTGGGGACACCTGATGCCTCAGACACTATGGATCAGGAGTGGACGACCGGCTTTTTTAAGGAGTCGGTGTCTGGTCCAGTTTGGGCCGGAATAACTAACTTGGTTGGCGACGGGCAAGCCGATCTTCGCGTCCATGGTGGACTCGATAAAGCGATCAACGCCTATCCTTTCGAACATTACGCATTTTGGCTCGCCGACCTTGATTATAAAGAGCTGCCCAATGGTGCGTTCGGAGAAAACTTTACCGTGGCAGGCCTACTGGAAACAGAGATCTGCATCGGTGATATTTTCGAGGTTGGTGGCGCATTGGTACAGATTTCTCAACCTCGCCAGCCGTGCTGGAAGCTTGCCCGCCGATGGAGGGCTCAGGACTTA
This genomic interval from Candidatus Nitrotoga sp. AM1P contains the following:
- a CDS encoding MOSC domain-containing protein, whose protein sequence is MNNTGIKLLSLQIGLPKTLGTPDASDTMDQEWTTGFFKESVSGPVWAGITNLVGDGQADLRVHGGLDKAINAYPFEHYAFWLADLDYKELPNGAFGENFTVAGLLETEICIGDIFEVGGALVQISQPRQPCWKLARRWRAQDLVARVVRTGKTGWYFRVLREGNVQAGAALVLVERPYPEWTVAIANNIMLHRKENYVAAHALAECPALSGSWKATLSRTTTSIEIAADTSARHFQ